The Larus michahellis chromosome 2, bLarMic1.1, whole genome shotgun sequence genome window below encodes:
- the FBXO15 gene encoding F-box only protein 15 isoform X1, with product MATGRGRALRLYGNRQAPAAEVAAPSAAAEVGPFTPAAAAVAAPRAGGPRNRSRSFAARPGECSEAVNAGIKSLCLTPSMKPKPRLCIESMPSEMLMKIFSYLDAVSLLCVGCVNKHFYHLANDNGIWLRIYSSCFRPKRTIWKMTSEQTETVSLDCAALHDRKPGYWKKEYIFKQIAAVKTRVMRLVKPVDPYTGLPCKNKEAIKASGLSWIIVLKDKNGKEHIMEKANLSFKDTSVTILWYSTNWPCLDILSALKLFGVTPLLPDQSRDPSKNGPRRRSLIAEYHLANLTESSVALGADKLVQLFGLNPGLLVGLWKEKNEIAFVMASLHYHQLLQRSTLGSATVQYALPPNKPVLDDVDPEYGLHDYSLHLDMHGGSCTYLCGTFKSLFCRKGDIANGYLRLTVVSLKDNTKHLPLIGTLGLSWETEAFKGNVKDCCVMDVTLLDEAGKPFWCFSAPVYMELSSKASSFYDYMGHIYTTDYADSEGKVCVELVWLEETKEYFIVNLVLYISTRKVNNWYGTNY from the exons GAATAGGTCAAGGAGCTTTGCTGCCAGGCCTGGGGAATGTTCTGAAGCTGTAAATGCTGGAATTAAAAGTCTGTGTTTGACGCCTTCCATGAAACCAAAGCCTAGATTGTGTATTGAGAG CATGCCATCAGAAATGCTGATGAAGATATTTTCCTATTTGGATGCTGTGTCCCTACTGTGTGTTGGTTGTGTGAATAAGCACTTCTATCATCTGGCCAATGACAA tggaatCTGGCTGAGAATCTATTCCAGTTGTTTTCGACCAAAAAGGACAATTTGGAAAATGACGTCTGAACAAACAGAGACTGTTTCCTTGGACTGTGCTGCTCTACATGATAGAAAGCCTGGGTACTGGAAGAAAGAATACATCTTCAAACAAATAGCTGCTGTCAAAACTAGAGTAATGCGACTTGTTAAACCTGTAGATCCTTATACAGGTCTTCCATGTAAAAACAAAGAAGCTATCAA AGCCTCTGGCTTGAGTTGGATAATTGTTCTAAAGGACAAAAATGGAAAGGAGCATATAATGGAGAAGGCAAACCTGTCATTTAAGGACACATCTGTTACTATACTATGGTATAGTACAAATTGGCCATGCTTAGACATCCTGTCAGCCTTAAAACTATTTGGAGTTACGCCATTGCTTCCTGACCAAAGCAGAGATCCCAGCAAGAATGG ACCTCGTCGACGTTCCTTAATTGCTGAATACCATCTTGCTAACCTGACTGAAAGCAGTGTAGCACTTGGTGCCGATAAACTTGTCCAGCTCTTCGGTCTCAATCCAGGACTTTTAGTAGGACTTTGGAAG gagaaaaatgaaattgcttttgttATGGCGAGTCTTCATTATCATCAACTTCTTCAGAGAAGCACTTTGGGTTCTGCTACTGT tcaatATGCACTTCCACCTAATAAACCCGTGTTGGATGATGTTGACCCAGAATATGGACTGCATGATTACAGTCTACATCTTGATATGCACGGTGGAAGCTGCACCTACCTGTGTGGTACATTCAAGAGCCTCTTCTGCAGAAAAG GTGACATTGCAAATGGATATTTGAGGCTCACAGTTGTAAGCTTAAAGGATAATACGAAGCACTTGCCTCTTATTGGGACACTTGGCTTATCCTGGGAAACAGAGGCGTTTAAAGGCAATGTAAAG GACTGCTGTGTGATGGATGTTACTCTCCTGGATGAAGCTGGAAAACCATTCTGGTGTTTCAGTGCCCCAGTCTACATGGAACTATCTTCCAAGGCATCCAGCTTTTATGACTACATGGGTCATATCTATACCACAGACTATGCAGATTCAGAGGGTAAAGTCTGTGTTGAGTTGGTATGGTTGGAAGAAACCAAGGAGTATTTTATAGTCAACTTGGTGCTTTATATAAGCACCAGAAAGGTAAATAACTGGTATGGAACAAATTACTGA
- the FBXO15 gene encoding F-box only protein 15 isoform X5, producing the protein MATGRGRALRLYGNRQAPAAEVAAPSAAAEVGPFTPAAAAVAAPRAGGPRNRSRSFAARPGECSEAVNAGIKSLCLTPSMKPKPRLCIESMPSEMLMKIFSYLDAVSLLCVGCVNKHFYHLANDNGIWLRIYSSCFRPKRTIWKMTSEQTETVSLDCAALHDRKPGYWKKEYIFKQIAAVKTRVMRLVKPVDPYTGLPCKNKEAIKASGLSWIIVLKDKNGKEHIMEKANLSFKDTSVTILWYSTNWPCLDILSALKLFGVTPLLPDQSRDPSKNGPRRRSLIAEYHLANLTESSVALGADKLVQLFGLNPGLLVGLWKEKNEIAFVMASLHYHQLLQRSTLGSATVQYALPPNKPVLDDVDPEYGLHDYSLHLDMHGGSCTYLCGTFKSLFCRKDSVCPETCRFCPLSCIGLLPPHSDIANGYLRLTVVSLKDNTKHLPLIGTLGLSWETEAFKGNVKDCCVMDVTLLDEAGKPFWCFSAPVYMELSSKASSFYDYMGHIYTTDYADSEGKVCVELVWLEETKEYFIVNLVLYISTRKVNNWYGTNY; encoded by the exons GAATAGGTCAAGGAGCTTTGCTGCCAGGCCTGGGGAATGTTCTGAAGCTGTAAATGCTGGAATTAAAAGTCTGTGTTTGACGCCTTCCATGAAACCAAAGCCTAGATTGTGTATTGAGAG CATGCCATCAGAAATGCTGATGAAGATATTTTCCTATTTGGATGCTGTGTCCCTACTGTGTGTTGGTTGTGTGAATAAGCACTTCTATCATCTGGCCAATGACAA tggaatCTGGCTGAGAATCTATTCCAGTTGTTTTCGACCAAAAAGGACAATTTGGAAAATGACGTCTGAACAAACAGAGACTGTTTCCTTGGACTGTGCTGCTCTACATGATAGAAAGCCTGGGTACTGGAAGAAAGAATACATCTTCAAACAAATAGCTGCTGTCAAAACTAGAGTAATGCGACTTGTTAAACCTGTAGATCCTTATACAGGTCTTCCATGTAAAAACAAAGAAGCTATCAA AGCCTCTGGCTTGAGTTGGATAATTGTTCTAAAGGACAAAAATGGAAAGGAGCATATAATGGAGAAGGCAAACCTGTCATTTAAGGACACATCTGTTACTATACTATGGTATAGTACAAATTGGCCATGCTTAGACATCCTGTCAGCCTTAAAACTATTTGGAGTTACGCCATTGCTTCCTGACCAAAGCAGAGATCCCAGCAAGAATGG ACCTCGTCGACGTTCCTTAATTGCTGAATACCATCTTGCTAACCTGACTGAAAGCAGTGTAGCACTTGGTGCCGATAAACTTGTCCAGCTCTTCGGTCTCAATCCAGGACTTTTAGTAGGACTTTGGAAG gagaaaaatgaaattgcttttgttATGGCGAGTCTTCATTATCATCAACTTCTTCAGAGAAGCACTTTGGGTTCTGCTACTGT tcaatATGCACTTCCACCTAATAAACCCGTGTTGGATGATGTTGACCCAGAATATGGACTGCATGATTACAGTCTACATCTTGATATGCACGGTGGAAGCTGCACCTACCTGTGTGGTACATTCAAGAGCCTCTTCTGCAGAAAAG ACAGTGTCTGTCCTGAAACCTGCCGCTTCTGTCCTCTGTCATGCATTGGGCTGCTTCCTCCACACA GTGACATTGCAAATGGATATTTGAGGCTCACAGTTGTAAGCTTAAAGGATAATACGAAGCACTTGCCTCTTATTGGGACACTTGGCTTATCCTGGGAAACAGAGGCGTTTAAAGGCAATGTAAAG GACTGCTGTGTGATGGATGTTACTCTCCTGGATGAAGCTGGAAAACCATTCTGGTGTTTCAGTGCCCCAGTCTACATGGAACTATCTTCCAAGGCATCCAGCTTTTATGACTACATGGGTCATATCTATACCACAGACTATGCAGATTCAGAGGGTAAAGTCTGTGTTGAGTTGGTATGGTTGGAAGAAACCAAGGAGTATTTTATAGTCAACTTGGTGCTTTATATAAGCACCAGAAAGGTAAATAACTGGTATGGAACAAATTACTGA
- the FBXO15 gene encoding F-box only protein 15 isoform X2, translating to MATGRGRALRLYGNRQAPAAEVAAPSAAAEVGPFTPAAAAVAAPRAGGPRNRSRSFAARPGECSEAVNAGIKSLCLTPSMKPKPRLCIESMPSEMLMKIFSYLDAVSLLCVGCVNKHFYHLANDNGIWLRIYSSCFRPKRTIWKMTSEQTETVSLDCAALHDRKPGYWKKEYIFKQIAAVKTRVMRLVKPVDPYTGLPCKNKEAIKASGLSWIIVLKDKNGKEHIMEKANLSFKDTSVTILWYSTNWPCLDILSALKLFGVTPLLPDQSRDPSKNGPRRRSLIAEYHLANLTESSVALGADKLVQLFGLNPGLLVGLWKEKNEIAFVMASLHYHQLLQRSTLGSATVQYALPPNKPVLDDVDPEYGLHDYSLHLDMHGGSCTYLCGTFKSLFCRKDSVCPETCRFCPLSCIGLLPPHSDIANGYLRLTVVSLKDNTKHLPLIGTLGLSWETEAFKGNVKDCCVMDVTLLDEAGKPFWCFSAPVYMELSSKASSFYDYMGHIYTTDYADSEEQKQIP from the exons GAATAGGTCAAGGAGCTTTGCTGCCAGGCCTGGGGAATGTTCTGAAGCTGTAAATGCTGGAATTAAAAGTCTGTGTTTGACGCCTTCCATGAAACCAAAGCCTAGATTGTGTATTGAGAG CATGCCATCAGAAATGCTGATGAAGATATTTTCCTATTTGGATGCTGTGTCCCTACTGTGTGTTGGTTGTGTGAATAAGCACTTCTATCATCTGGCCAATGACAA tggaatCTGGCTGAGAATCTATTCCAGTTGTTTTCGACCAAAAAGGACAATTTGGAAAATGACGTCTGAACAAACAGAGACTGTTTCCTTGGACTGTGCTGCTCTACATGATAGAAAGCCTGGGTACTGGAAGAAAGAATACATCTTCAAACAAATAGCTGCTGTCAAAACTAGAGTAATGCGACTTGTTAAACCTGTAGATCCTTATACAGGTCTTCCATGTAAAAACAAAGAAGCTATCAA AGCCTCTGGCTTGAGTTGGATAATTGTTCTAAAGGACAAAAATGGAAAGGAGCATATAATGGAGAAGGCAAACCTGTCATTTAAGGACACATCTGTTACTATACTATGGTATAGTACAAATTGGCCATGCTTAGACATCCTGTCAGCCTTAAAACTATTTGGAGTTACGCCATTGCTTCCTGACCAAAGCAGAGATCCCAGCAAGAATGG ACCTCGTCGACGTTCCTTAATTGCTGAATACCATCTTGCTAACCTGACTGAAAGCAGTGTAGCACTTGGTGCCGATAAACTTGTCCAGCTCTTCGGTCTCAATCCAGGACTTTTAGTAGGACTTTGGAAG gagaaaaatgaaattgcttttgttATGGCGAGTCTTCATTATCATCAACTTCTTCAGAGAAGCACTTTGGGTTCTGCTACTGT tcaatATGCACTTCCACCTAATAAACCCGTGTTGGATGATGTTGACCCAGAATATGGACTGCATGATTACAGTCTACATCTTGATATGCACGGTGGAAGCTGCACCTACCTGTGTGGTACATTCAAGAGCCTCTTCTGCAGAAAAG ACAGTGTCTGTCCTGAAACCTGCCGCTTCTGTCCTCTGTCATGCATTGGGCTGCTTCCTCCACACA GTGACATTGCAAATGGATATTTGAGGCTCACAGTTGTAAGCTTAAAGGATAATACGAAGCACTTGCCTCTTATTGGGACACTTGGCTTATCCTGGGAAACAGAGGCGTTTAAAGGCAATGTAAAG GACTGCTGTGTGATGGATGTTACTCTCCTGGATGAAGCTGGAAAACCATTCTGGTGTTTCAGTGCCCCAGTCTACATGGAACTATCTTCCAAGGCATCCAGCTTTTATGACTACATGGGTCATATCTATACCACAGACTATGCAGATTCAGAGG AGCAGAAGCAAATTCCGTAG